A window from Herbaspirillum sp. meg3 encodes these proteins:
- a CDS encoding AMP-binding protein: protein MPDFIDMLALPYMARADDHLIGWRHHHAVSNAQFGIDAAQWRQLLAGHSGRNFALFMHDTIAFSAALFGAWQAGKTVYLPSDTLPDTCKALAANVDGFIGDFAHEWKPLETPSLNAESPAPTVADAATLDGDFIGLVVYTSGSTGAAQAIPKKLSQMSNEVATLDALFGARVGNADIVSTVSHQHIYGLLFKVLWPICAGRAIHAHSAFFPEDLAAIAPQRPWLLLSSPAHLKRLPESPVQPDITHLQAIFSSGGPLFPDVAAATYQQFGHSPIEIYGSSETGGIAWRQPLPGIERDDSWLPMPHVDVRLNIEHDCLEVRSPHLPDSDWLRMADRVEFSDRQKFTLRGRADRIVKLEEKRISLDQIERLLLTSPLAAEARVMLHQAPGQRDRIAAFVVLAAAGRDVLEQQGKLALNTKLRAVLADAIESVALPRMWRYLDAMPANTQGKTTLAALTALLEEQQVPASASSRPLLPEHTLIQRTDTQVTLQLYVPENLLYFEGHFPEAPILPGVAQVNWALELGRQYLPLPHDCVGMQALKFQRVIVPGATVSLELEHDMQKSALAFRLHSADGQHASGRILLGGAA from the coding sequence ATGCCTGACTTCATCGATATGCTGGCGCTGCCCTACATGGCACGCGCTGACGACCATCTCATCGGCTGGCGTCATCACCATGCCGTCAGCAATGCGCAATTCGGCATCGACGCTGCACAATGGCGGCAATTATTGGCAGGCCACAGCGGCCGCAATTTTGCCCTGTTCATGCATGACACGATCGCTTTTTCCGCAGCGCTGTTCGGTGCCTGGCAAGCGGGAAAAACGGTCTATCTGCCCAGCGACACCCTGCCGGACACTTGCAAGGCGCTGGCGGCGAACGTTGACGGTTTCATCGGCGATTTCGCGCACGAATGGAAACCGCTGGAGACGCCATCACTAAATGCCGAAAGCCCCGCGCCCACAGTTGCAGATGCGGCCACGCTGGACGGCGACTTCATCGGCCTGGTGGTCTACACCTCCGGCAGCACCGGTGCGGCCCAAGCCATCCCGAAAAAACTCTCGCAGATGTCGAACGAGGTCGCCACGCTTGACGCATTGTTCGGCGCGCGCGTGGGCAACGCTGACATCGTCTCGACCGTTTCGCACCAGCACATCTACGGCTTGCTGTTCAAAGTGCTTTGGCCGATTTGCGCGGGCCGCGCGATCCATGCACACAGCGCTTTCTTCCCGGAAGATCTCGCTGCCATTGCGCCACAACGTCCATGGCTGCTGCTGTCCAGTCCGGCGCATCTCAAGCGCCTGCCCGAGAGTCCAGTACAACCTGACATCACGCATCTGCAAGCCATTTTTTCATCGGGCGGCCCCCTGTTCCCCGATGTGGCCGCAGCCACATACCAGCAATTCGGACACAGCCCGATTGAAATCTATGGCAGCTCGGAAACCGGCGGCATTGCCTGGCGTCAGCCCTTGCCCGGCATTGAGCGAGACGATAGCTGGCTGCCGATGCCACACGTCGACGTACGACTGAACATCGAACACGACTGCCTGGAAGTACGCTCGCCACACTTGCCCGACAGCGATTGGCTGCGCATGGCCGACCGGGTGGAATTCTCCGACAGGCAAAAATTCACCCTGCGCGGTCGCGCCGACCGCATCGTCAAGCTGGAAGAAAAACGCATCTCCCTCGACCAGATCGAACGCCTGTTGCTGACGTCGCCGCTGGCAGCAGAAGCGCGCGTCATGCTGCATCAGGCGCCGGGCCAACGTGATCGTATTGCTGCTTTCGTCGTCCTCGCAGCGGCAGGTCGCGACGTGCTGGAACAGCAAGGCAAGCTGGCGCTGAACACAAAGCTACGCGCCGTCCTGGCGGACGCGATCGAAAGCGTCGCGCTGCCGCGCATGTGGCGTTACCTCGACGCCATGCCGGCCAACACGCAAGGCAAAACTACATTGGCGGCATTGACCGCATTACTGGAAGAACAGCAGGTGCCGGCATCGGCATCGTCCCGTCCATTGCTGCCCGAACATACGCTGATACAGCGCACCGACACGCAGGTCACGCTGCAACTGTATGTCCCGGAAAACCTGCTCTATTTCGAGGGTCATTTTCCTGAAGCGCCTATCCTGCCCGGTGTCGCGCAAGTGAACTGGGCACTGGAATTGGGACGTCAGTATCTGCCCCTGCCACACGATTGCGTCGGCATGCAGGCGTTGAAATTTCAGCGCGTGATTGTTCCCGGTGCAACCGTCAGTCTTGAACTTGAACACGACATGCAAAAAAGCGCACTGGCTTTCCGCCTGCACTCCGCCGACGGCCAGCACGCCAGCGGACGCATTCTGCTCGGAGGTGCCGCATGA